In a single window of the Rhopalosiphum padi isolate XX-2018 chromosome 1, ASM2088224v1, whole genome shotgun sequence genome:
- the LOC132917086 gene encoding retinol dehydrogenase 14 — protein MWYSETLSYLHTTNLVVIAAYAALITFIFLVIVKLYTWMTTGVYRGTTSMKGKVVIVTGCNSGIGKETAKDLAKRGARVIMACRNMETGSKARDEIINYSGNSDVVLMELDLSSLNSVRQFAAKVNKQESRLDVLINNAGVANTFGKKVTEDGLELTMATNQYGPFLLTHLLLPLLKKTTSSRIVIVASDLYKLAKLNLAKPNPTNQLPAYLYYVSKYANIMFSMELARKLNDSNSGVTCNCLHPGIIDSGIWRNVPFPLNLGLQVIVKTMFKTTEQGAQTSIYLAVSEDVAKTSGKYFKDCKEGSLRSDVLDEGNAKKYWEICEKLVKLQPNDPRP, from the exons ATGTGGTATTCGGAGACTCTCTCTTACCTTCACACAACTAACCTGGTGGTAATCGCCGCCTATGCCGCTCTGATCACGTTTATATTTTTGGTCATTGTTAAACTGTACACTTGGATGACTACAGGCGTATACCGCGGCACCACGAGCATGAAAGGCAAAGTCGTAATCGTCACAGGATGCAATTCTG GCATTGGCAAAGAAACGGCCAAAGATTTGGCTAAGCGTGGCGCCAGAGTAATCATGGCTTGCAGGAACATGGAGACCGGATCGAAAGCTAGAG ACGAAATCATCAACTATAGCGGAAACTCTGACGTGGTGCTCATGGAATTGGATTTGAGCAGTTTGAATTCAGTGCGTCAATTCGCAGCTAAAGTAAACAAACAAGAATCTCGATTAGACGTACTGATCAACAACGCTGGCGTAGCTAAtacttttggtaaaaaagttactGAAGATGGTTTAGAACTTACCATGGCTACCAATCAATACGGCCCATTTTTGCTGACACATTTACTTCTAC cTTTGTTGAAAAAGACCACCTCTAGCAGGATTGTAATAGTCGCTTCCGACTTATACAAGCTCGCAAAATTGAACTTGGCCAAACCTAATCCGACCAACCAACTGCCCGCCTACTTATATTATGTCTCCAAATACGCTAACATTATGTTCTCAATGGAATTGGCACGTAAACTCAACGACAGTAATTCAG gTGTTACGTGCAATTGTCTTCATCCTGGCATCATCGACTCCGGAATATGGAGAAACGTGCCATTTCCGTTGAACTTGGGTTTACAAGTGATCGTCAAGACTATGTTTAAG ACCACCGAACAAGGTGCACAAACTTCAATTTACTTGGCCGTCAGCGAAGACGTTGCCAAGACTAgcggaaaatattttaaagattgcaaa GAAGGCAGTTTGAGAAGCGATGTTTTAGACGAAGGAAACGCCAAGAAATATTGGGAAATTTGCGAAAAGCTCGTGAAACTCCAACCCAACGACCCAAGACCGTAA
- the LOC132917084 gene encoding uncharacterized protein LOC132917084, with translation MRRRRIVKCAGSAAQAAMAVMCVINFVLTPYFECILDGDSCDEHVSLMAGIYARSVSFTCLVSVVIAWRKYRGTMATYVERTELHDAYTAPATGADAADRPRYVGRATFDGVVLYTNLLLIVPVNAFRLYRFVSDGRPAPVLVYFSFMYSQNLYVCLYETHFARLLYVLYTRFADLNRQMEAIGERIVDGRRAREDPPPGRDGGWIPYDGDDDRRPPYHYYSAATGQPLVDAIERFRIRHRLIREAVNALKPTFAVPIGLSLCNLCVMALFDVYYHLKNSVYRPAGDMATVYIFLWLSQYMFRFFVVTMTVDITMKQAQSSKETITDISRYCLDICTKEELQIFSNQISSTVMEFSMCDLFSINARLFTSAVGVCITYLVILLQFKIKVDNVY, from the exons ATGCGGCGCAGACGGATCGTCAAGTGCGCCGGGTCGGCGGCCCAGGCTGCGATGGCCGTGATGTGCGTGATCAACTTCGTGCTGACTCCCTACTTCGAGTGCATACTGGACGGGGACAGCTGCGACGAACACGTGAGCCTGATGGCCGGCATATACGCGCGGTCGGTGAGCTTCACGTGTCTGGTGTCGGTGGTCATCGCGTGGCGCAAGTATCGCGGCACCATGGCTACGTACGTGGAGCGCACCGAACTGCACGACGCGTACACGGCGCCGGCCACGGGCGCGGACGCTGCCGACCGGCCGCGTTACGTCGGCCGCGCGACGTTCGACGGCGTCGTGTTGTACACGAACCTGTTGCTCATCGTGCCCGTCAACGCGTTCCGTCTGTACCGGTTCGTGTCCGACGGCCGGCCGGCGCCCGTGCTCGTGTACTTCAGCTTCATGTACTCGCAGAACCTGTACGTGTGTCTGTACGAGACGCACTTCGCGCGGCTGTTGTACGTGCTGTACACGAGGTTCGCGGACCTCAACCGGCAGATGGAGGCCATCGGCGAGCGGATCGTGGACGGCCGGCGCGCGCGCGAAGATCCGCCGCCCGGCCGCGACGGTGGTTGGATACCGTACGACGGAGACGACGACCGCCGGCCGCCCTACCACTACTACTCGGCGGCCACCGGACAGCCGCTAGTGGACGCGATCGAACGGTTCCGGATCAGGCACAGGCTGATCCGAGAGGCCGTGAACGCGCTCAAGCCCACGTTCGCCGTGCCCATTGGCCTGTCGCTGTGCAACCTGTGCGTGATGGCGCTGTTCGACGTCTACTACCACCTGAAGAACTCGGTCTATCGACCCGCCGGGGACATGGCCACCGTGTACATATTCCTGTGGCTCTCCCAGTACATGTTCCGGTTTTTCGTCGTCACCATGACGGTGGACATCACCATGAAACag GCACAAAGCTCGAAAGAAACAATAACGGACATAAGCAGATATTGTTTAGATATTTGTACGAAAGAAGAG ttacaaatattttcaaatcaaatatCTAGTACTGTAATGGAATTTTCGATGTGTGATCTCTTCTCCATAAACGCTCGCCTCTTCACTTCT GCAGTGGGCGTCTGCATTacgtatttagtaatattactcCAGTTCAAAATAAAGGTGGATAATGTGTATTAG
- the LOC132932105 gene encoding protein YIPF5, translated as MNPNQYYPDNSYFVSDDNLNFHAGSYSNYDQSFDSYSQPAQLNQPAAASWQPTPTTNFTGEEDEPPLLEELGIDLNKIIIRLMHSLDPTGKCGVVLGDYDVIGPIALYLTYTSLLLLAGGKLMFSYIYGLAVLTSVCMYGLLWAMTDSSEVTLTSTFSVLGYSFTPVVLVALLAVFVNLKNIFGAIIVLAAVVWSSMNAARVFVAMFGNSDQKYLMAYPCAIICGLYTLFILY; from the coding sequence ATGAACCCGAATCAATACTACCCGGACAACTCATACTTCGTGTCCGATGACAATCTCAACTTCCATGCCGGTTCGTATTCCAACTACGACCAGAGTTTTGACAGCTATTCGCAACCGGCCCAGTTGAACCAGCCTGCAGCCGCGTCATGGCAGCCTACGCCTACAACGAATTTCACTGGTGAGGAAGACGAACCTCCTTTGCTCGAAGAGCTTGGCATCGACCTCAACAAAATCATCATTCGCTTGATGCACTCGCTAGATCCGACCGGAAAGTGTGGTGTTGTTCTTGGCGATTATGACGTGATCGGCCCGATTGCGTTGTACCTGACATACACGTCGTTGCTGCTATTAGCTGGTGGCAAGCTAATGTTCAGCTACATATATGGCTTGGCTGTGTTAACGTCCGTATGTATGTATGGTTTACTCTGGGCTATGACTGATTCGTCAGAAGTCACATTGACGTCCACATTTTCTGTACTGGGCTACTCTTTTACGCCCGTTGTACTGGTAGCATTGCTGGCCGTGTTCGTTAACCTCAAGAATATATTTGGAGCTATCATTGTGTTGGCGGCTGTGGTCTGGAGCAGTATGAATGCAGCCAGGGTATTTGTTGCCATGTTTGGAAACTCCGATCAGAAGTATTTAATGGCCTATCCATGTGCAATCATCTGTGGTCTTTATACactgtttattttgtattga